In Ruania zhangjianzhongii, the following proteins share a genomic window:
- a CDS encoding beta-N-acetylhexosaminidase has protein sequence MSEHPGLVPAPGHYRARTGQLTLEGRVGLSSDDSAAPSATLLAEILTRAGVSVQVVAPGEPATVALHIDSGISAQPEGYRIDITGERAVLTGASADGLARAVQTVRQLLPADALRHAPVTGAPPLPCCEIEDAPRFGWRGVHIDVARHFLPVHSVLRSIDLAALHRLNVVHLHLTDDQGWRLDVPTHPLLAERASWRAETVVGRDAGFDGTPHGGYYSAADIREIVEYASRRRITIVPEVDLPGHVQSVLAAYPELGNTGQPVEVRRTWGISENVLAPTEEALTFAKEVLDVLIELFPGPWVHIGGDEVPRTEWRASEAAAARASELGLASVDELQSWFLRELHAYLAAHGRRAVGWDEILDDGGMPADTIVTAWRGAEHAVQGLTAGHDVVMATKWVTYLDYASSDDPDEPIAQRRIITLADILSWEPEPAEAPDLPGQVLGVQAQLWSEFLPTAREVEYAAFPRLCAVAEAGWSAPESRTDLMDRLPAHLSRLTALGVNYRPLAGPHPWQRGGTGRRRH, from the coding sequence GTGTCTGAGCATCCCGGCCTGGTCCCCGCGCCCGGGCACTATCGCGCGCGGACCGGACAGCTCACCCTCGAGGGGCGGGTCGGCCTGAGCTCAGACGATTCCGCCGCGCCGAGCGCCACCCTGCTCGCCGAGATCCTCACCCGGGCCGGTGTCTCGGTCCAGGTGGTGGCGCCCGGCGAGCCGGCAACGGTGGCGCTGCACATCGACTCCGGCATCTCGGCGCAGCCCGAGGGGTACCGCATCGACATCACCGGCGAGCGGGCGGTGCTCACCGGCGCCTCGGCAGACGGCCTCGCCCGCGCGGTGCAGACCGTTCGCCAGCTCCTCCCGGCCGATGCGCTGCGCCACGCTCCGGTCACGGGAGCGCCGCCGCTGCCCTGCTGTGAGATCGAGGACGCACCGCGGTTCGGCTGGCGGGGCGTCCATATCGATGTCGCCCGACACTTCCTGCCGGTGCATTCGGTGCTGCGGTCGATCGACCTCGCTGCCCTGCACCGGCTGAACGTCGTGCATCTGCACCTCACCGACGATCAGGGCTGGCGCCTGGACGTCCCGACTCACCCGCTGCTCGCCGAACGGGCGTCGTGGCGAGCAGAGACCGTCGTCGGACGGGACGCCGGCTTCGACGGCACCCCGCACGGTGGTTACTACTCGGCGGCGGACATCCGCGAGATCGTCGAGTACGCGAGCCGGAGGCGGATCACGATCGTGCCCGAGGTCGACCTCCCGGGGCACGTGCAGTCCGTCCTGGCTGCCTACCCCGAGCTCGGCAACACCGGCCAGCCGGTCGAGGTACGCCGTACCTGGGGCATCTCCGAGAACGTGCTGGCGCCCACCGAGGAGGCCCTCACTTTCGCCAAGGAGGTGCTGGATGTCCTGATCGAGTTGTTCCCCGGACCGTGGGTGCACATCGGCGGGGACGAGGTGCCTCGGACCGAGTGGCGGGCCAGCGAGGCCGCTGCCGCTCGGGCGAGCGAGCTCGGCCTGGCGTCGGTGGACGAGCTGCAGAGCTGGTTCCTGCGCGAGCTGCACGCCTACCTCGCTGCCCACGGCCGCCGCGCCGTCGGCTGGGACGAGATCCTCGATGACGGCGGTATGCCGGCGGACACGATCGTCACGGCCTGGCGGGGTGCCGAGCATGCGGTCCAAGGACTGACCGCCGGTCACGACGTCGTGATGGCCACCAAGTGGGTGACCTATCTGGACTACGCCTCCTCCGACGACCCGGACGAGCCGATCGCCCAGCGCCGGATTATTACCCTGGCGGACATCCTCAGCTGGGAGCCCGAGCCGGCCGAGGCACCCGACCTGCCCGGCCAGGTCCTCGGCGTCCAGGCACAGCTCTGGAGCGAGTTCCTGCCCACGGCACGCGAGGTCGAGTACGCCGCGTTCCCTCGGCTCTGCGCTGTCGCTGAAGCTGGCTGGTCAGCGCCAGAGTCCCGGACCGACCTGATGGATCGCCTCCCGGCGCATCTGAGCCGCCTGACCGCGCTGGGCGTCAACTACCGGCCGCTGGCCGGTCCGCACCCGTGGCAACGCGGCGGGACCGGGCGCCGTCGGCACTGA
- a CDS encoding alkaline phosphatase D family protein → MSSRPRVHLPSRRGFLGYTGAGAAAILLGTGAWDTAAAAPGRFSGYPFSLGVASGDPQPDGMVLWTRLAPEPLAPDGRGGMPERVVPVRYEVATDERFRRVVRRGVAHATPRLGHSVHPEISGLEPGRDYWYRFFVGREVSPVGHTRTTPSPHESPEALKFAVASCQSYEAGYYTALKHLANEDLDMVVHLGDYIYEESYIENPVFHHNGEPLYDYLLTECFDLPRYRLQYSLYKMDEHLQAAHAQFPWVHTFDDHEIENNWWAGNSEPDDEPDQDPEVFRQRKADAFQAMYENLPLRQAQMPNGAEIRIHRKLQYGTLAEFTMLDTRQYRTSRSSRTDPDATMLGGRQRDWLVDGFSASDARWKLIGNQVPMVQVDRDPDEEVEKFFMDGWDAYVAERDNVLTEAYDREAENLVVLTGDRHSNYISDLKTNYDDPDSPSVGTEIVGTSLSSNKDGADMLPVGEDYLKTNPHLKFVNFQRGYCRITVTKDQLQNDFRVMEKISEPDFPIYTRATFAIEDGVVGAHRV, encoded by the coding sequence ATGTCATCGAGACCGCGTGTACACCTGCCGAGCCGACGAGGGTTTCTCGGCTATACCGGAGCCGGCGCAGCAGCGATCCTGCTGGGTACCGGCGCCTGGGACACCGCAGCAGCGGCCCCCGGGCGGTTCTCCGGGTATCCGTTCAGCCTCGGAGTGGCCTCGGGAGATCCACAGCCGGACGGCATGGTGCTCTGGACGCGGCTGGCACCCGAGCCGCTCGCCCCGGACGGGCGCGGCGGGATGCCCGAGCGGGTGGTGCCGGTCCGCTACGAGGTGGCGACCGACGAGCGGTTCCGCCGCGTGGTCCGCCGTGGGGTCGCGCACGCGACGCCGCGGCTGGGGCACTCGGTCCATCCGGAGATCTCCGGGCTGGAGCCCGGACGGGACTACTGGTACCGGTTCTTCGTGGGGCGCGAAGTCTCCCCCGTCGGGCACACCCGGACCACTCCTTCGCCACACGAGAGCCCTGAGGCACTGAAGTTCGCCGTCGCGTCCTGCCAGAGCTATGAGGCCGGGTACTACACGGCCCTGAAGCACCTGGCGAACGAGGACCTCGATATGGTCGTCCACCTCGGCGACTACATCTACGAAGAGTCCTACATCGAGAACCCGGTCTTCCACCACAACGGCGAACCCCTGTACGACTACCTGCTGACCGAGTGCTTCGACCTGCCCCGGTACCGGCTGCAGTACTCGCTGTACAAGATGGACGAACACCTGCAGGCCGCTCACGCCCAGTTTCCCTGGGTGCACACCTTCGACGACCACGAGATCGAGAACAACTGGTGGGCCGGCAACTCCGAGCCCGACGACGAGCCGGACCAGGACCCCGAGGTGTTCCGCCAGCGCAAGGCGGACGCGTTCCAGGCGATGTACGAGAACCTGCCGCTGCGACAGGCGCAGATGCCCAACGGCGCCGAGATCCGCATCCACCGCAAGCTCCAGTACGGCACCCTCGCCGAGTTCACGATGCTGGACACCCGCCAGTACCGCACGTCCAGGTCCTCACGCACCGATCCGGATGCCACGATGCTCGGCGGACGCCAGCGCGACTGGTTGGTCGACGGCTTCTCCGCCAGCGATGCGCGGTGGAAGCTCATCGGGAACCAGGTGCCGATGGTGCAGGTGGACCGCGATCCGGACGAGGAGGTCGAGAAGTTCTTCATGGACGGCTGGGACGCCTACGTCGCCGAACGAGACAACGTCCTCACCGAGGCCTATGACCGGGAGGCCGAGAACCTCGTGGTGCTGACGGGCGACCGGCACAGCAACTACATCTCGGACCTGAAGACCAACTATGACGATCCGGATTCGCCGTCGGTCGGCACCGAGATCGTCGGGACGTCACTGAGCAGCAACAAGGACGGCGCGGACATGCTTCCGGTCGGAGAGGACTACCTCAAGACGAACCCGCACCTGAAGTTCGTCAACTTCCAGCGGGGCTACTGCCGGATCACCGTGACCAAGGACCAGCTGCAGAACGACTTCCGGGTGATGGAGAAGATCTCCGAGCCGGACTTCCCGATCTACACCCGGGCGACGTTCGCCATCGAGGACGGCGTTGTGGGCGCCCACCGTGTCTGA
- a CDS encoding LacI family DNA-binding transcriptional regulator: protein MATRPRQSDIARLAGVSQTTVSLTLNGKTAAYGINRETEERIMSAARDLGYVPNVTARALRGGRNRLIGVHAYEPLFPTSRESYYEEILVGIEQGSIRAGHDLVLFTSIHQDQRRANIFDEGRNRLRIADGALILGFDQHDDELVRLAEEGFPFVFIGRREKPAALGPYVTADYVSAVADATLRVHEAGHRRVAYLGVCDNAEPRAERREGFRHGVEETGLEVVDQTWSSTEELDEAWARRLLDGGVTALLIESASSLETLAVRCAELGLSIPDRLSVVGLDSITDPTRTSRAWTHVQVPLREMGSRAVELLLEFLDGGHGPTYHERLSCTFVPGETLRQVT from the coding sequence ATGGCGACGCGGCCCAGACAGAGCGATATTGCGCGACTAGCAGGTGTCTCGCAGACGACCGTGTCGTTAACGCTGAATGGCAAGACCGCTGCGTACGGGATCAATCGGGAGACCGAAGAGCGGATCATGTCTGCCGCTCGCGATCTCGGGTACGTCCCGAACGTGACGGCCCGTGCGCTGCGCGGTGGCCGGAACCGACTGATCGGCGTGCACGCGTATGAGCCCCTCTTCCCGACCAGCCGGGAGTCCTACTACGAGGAGATCCTCGTCGGCATCGAGCAGGGATCGATCCGGGCCGGTCACGATCTCGTGCTGTTCACCTCGATCCATCAGGACCAGCGCCGCGCGAACATCTTTGACGAGGGACGCAACCGTCTCCGGATCGCCGACGGCGCACTGATCCTCGGCTTCGACCAGCACGACGACGAGCTCGTCCGGCTGGCCGAGGAGGGATTCCCGTTCGTGTTCATCGGCCGACGAGAGAAGCCGGCCGCGTTGGGGCCGTACGTGACCGCCGACTACGTGAGCGCCGTCGCCGACGCCACCTTGCGCGTGCACGAGGCCGGCCACCGGCGAGTGGCCTACCTGGGGGTCTGCGACAACGCCGAACCTCGCGCGGAGCGGCGAGAGGGCTTCCGGCACGGTGTCGAGGAGACCGGGCTGGAGGTCGTGGACCAGACCTGGAGCAGCACGGAGGAGTTGGACGAGGCCTGGGCCCGCCGGCTGCTCGACGGTGGCGTCACTGCGCTCCTGATCGAGAGCGCCTCGTCGCTGGAGACGCTCGCGGTGCGTTGCGCCGAGCTGGGCCTGAGCATCCCGGACCGGCTCTCCGTCGTCGGCCTCGACTCGATCACTGATCCCACGCGCACCTCACGGGCCTGGACCCACGTCCAGGTGCCGTTGCGGGAGATGGGCAGCCGCGCCGTCGAACTGTTGCTGGAGTTCCTCGACGGCGGACATGGACCCACCTATCACGAGCGACTGAGCTGCACCTTCGTCCCGGGCGAGACGCTCCGGCAGGTGACCTGA
- a CDS encoding ABC transporter substrate-binding protein: MRRTRRVPTAIAAGALAGSLLLTACSGGGSGEGDGDSLTVWFPGNSEAEMALVNDTIVPAFEEESGIDVAVTYVDWADLGPKLNAAFAAGTAPDVIGHGLAATADLVANGRVLDLSAYVDEMDPEAVEDMSSSLPGGEVDGAPYMVPLLMTARMIAYSGTDFEDAGLDPEAPPETWGEVRDVAEQLTERDGADISRAGLVVPSDPIGVQQSFGTFLWSNGGEFLNEDNTAATMNTPEGVEALEFYASLYQGETAVDNTLGVQLPGQPAEAPVVTGAAAMQLVSAGDIVNLQESGPDRDLRLMMPPAFEGNEPGAFGGPGNGLMINADSDVPDLAWDFISMMIEPETNLEYVQSLGALPVHASSIDSEYISASPDLERAVEALASTHSNPNVQGWTQMRDAMGQHLERALHGEVDPAEALEQANGEVEQVLASAS, encoded by the coding sequence ATGAGACGAACTCGACGCGTGCCCACGGCGATCGCCGCCGGCGCCCTGGCCGGATCTCTGCTGCTGACCGCCTGCTCCGGCGGAGGATCCGGTGAGGGCGACGGTGACTCGCTCACTGTCTGGTTCCCCGGCAACAGCGAGGCCGAGATGGCCCTGGTGAACGACACGATCGTGCCTGCCTTCGAGGAGGAGTCCGGCATCGATGTGGCGGTCACCTACGTCGACTGGGCTGACCTCGGCCCCAAGCTGAACGCCGCGTTCGCGGCCGGTACCGCCCCGGACGTGATCGGTCACGGGTTGGCCGCGACCGCCGACCTCGTGGCTAACGGCCGCGTCCTGGATCTCTCGGCCTATGTGGACGAGATGGACCCCGAAGCGGTCGAGGACATGTCCTCCTCCCTGCCCGGCGGTGAGGTGGATGGCGCGCCGTACATGGTCCCGCTCTTGATGACCGCCCGGATGATCGCCTACAGCGGCACCGACTTCGAAGACGCCGGTCTGGACCCGGAAGCACCGCCGGAGACCTGGGGCGAGGTCAGGGACGTCGCCGAGCAGCTCACCGAGCGCGATGGTGCGGACATCAGCCGGGCCGGACTCGTGGTGCCCAGCGACCCGATCGGCGTGCAGCAGAGCTTCGGGACATTCCTGTGGTCCAACGGTGGGGAGTTCCTGAACGAAGACAACACCGCCGCGACGATGAACACTCCGGAAGGTGTCGAAGCCCTGGAGTTCTACGCCAGTCTCTACCAGGGCGAGACCGCCGTGGACAACACCCTCGGCGTACAGCTGCCGGGTCAGCCCGCTGAGGCCCCCGTGGTCACTGGTGCCGCCGCGATGCAGCTGGTCTCCGCCGGGGACATCGTCAACCTGCAGGAGTCCGGCCCCGACCGAGACCTGCGCCTGATGATGCCGCCCGCCTTCGAAGGCAACGAGCCGGGTGCGTTCGGCGGGCCAGGGAACGGGCTGATGATCAACGCTGACAGCGACGTCCCCGATCTTGCCTGGGACTTCATCTCCATGATGATCGAACCCGAGACCAACCTGGAGTACGTGCAGTCGCTGGGTGCGCTGCCGGTGCACGCCTCCTCGATCGACTCCGAGTACATCTCCGCCAGTCCAGATCTGGAACGGGCGGTGGAGGCCCTCGCGAGCACCCACTCCAACCCGAACGTTCAGGGGTGGACGCAGATGCGGGATGCGATGGGTCAGCACCTGGAGCGGGCGCTGCACGGCGAGGTCGACCCCGCCGAGGCTCTCGAGCAGGCGAACGGCGAGGTGGAGCAGGTCCTTGCCTCGGCTTCGTGA
- a CDS encoding carbohydrate ABC transporter permease, which translates to MGLLFVVPAALYVVIFQLGPVLYGLVLSFSSYSPISRSGPEFIGWDNYAAIFNDPQFGQAMLVTGRYVLQVLPVTVVIALGLAMLSNRAFRGVGLFRTGLYVPHVVSLTAVSMVWLWMYSDQGLVNQVLDFFGQSGQRWLTTEGGALNAVSVMRIWKALGSNMVLLLAGLQTVPKDLYEAARVDGANAWQQFRAVTLPGIRPMLTYVVVMDIIYLAQGFAEIFVLTQGGPYGTTTTVNYLIYTEAFQYNEMGSASAMAFVLFAFIAGLTIVALRAGQGRRS; encoded by the coding sequence ATGGGACTGCTGTTCGTGGTCCCGGCGGCGCTCTATGTGGTGATCTTCCAGCTCGGTCCGGTGCTCTACGGCCTGGTGCTCAGCTTCAGTTCGTACAGCCCGATCAGCCGCTCCGGTCCGGAGTTCATCGGCTGGGACAACTACGCCGCGATCTTCAACGACCCTCAGTTCGGCCAGGCGATGCTGGTGACCGGCCGGTACGTGCTCCAGGTGCTGCCGGTCACTGTGGTGATCGCTCTGGGCCTGGCGATGCTGTCCAACCGGGCGTTCCGTGGCGTTGGACTGTTCCGGACCGGCCTGTACGTCCCGCATGTGGTCTCGCTGACTGCGGTCAGCATGGTCTGGCTGTGGATGTACTCCGACCAGGGTCTGGTCAACCAGGTGCTGGACTTCTTCGGGCAGTCCGGCCAGCGGTGGCTGACCACTGAGGGCGGCGCGCTGAACGCCGTCTCGGTGATGCGCATCTGGAAGGCGCTCGGCAGCAACATGGTGCTGCTGCTGGCCGGGCTGCAGACGGTTCCGAAGGACTTGTACGAGGCAGCCCGGGTGGACGGCGCGAACGCGTGGCAGCAGTTCCGCGCCGTGACGTTGCCGGGGATCCGCCCCATGCTGACTTATGTGGTGGTGATGGACATCATCTACCTGGCCCAGGGCTTCGCGGAGATCTTCGTGCTCACCCAGGGTGGCCCGTACGGCACCACCACCACGGTGAACTACCTGATCTATACCGAAGCGTTCCAGTACAACGAGATGGGTAGCGCGTCGGCGATGGCCTTCGTGCTGTTCGCCTTCATCGCCGGACTGACGATCGTCGCGCTGCGAGCTGGTCAGGGGAGGAGAAGCTGA
- a CDS encoding carbohydrate ABC transporter permease — protein MIGRRRLTRRAWPRIVALAAVTALVLLPFWWMLSLAFTPEGQSVSFIPEQPTVENFQIAVQAANLDTAFANSTIITVVAVATNCIVPVIAGYAFAHLPFRGSKPLFYVLLSTVAIPVSVTLIPLFLMARNFPLAGGNDLFGDGGSGLLDSVGGLMLPYLVGTMNIFLSRQYFAGMDRDFAEAARIDGASELRTFARIYLPMAKPLLALVAVFSFTGVWDDFLWPLVVSASERSTTVQLAITTFAASGNVRYGALMAATILVTLPVLVVFLFNQRGFIAGLSEGGIKG, from the coding sequence ATGATCGGACGTCGACGACTCACCCGACGGGCGTGGCCCCGGATCGTGGCGCTTGCCGCAGTCACCGCGCTGGTGCTGCTGCCGTTCTGGTGGATGCTCAGCCTGGCGTTCACGCCCGAAGGTCAGAGCGTGAGCTTCATCCCGGAGCAGCCCACGGTCGAGAACTTCCAGATCGCGGTCCAGGCCGCCAACTTGGACACCGCCTTCGCCAACTCGACGATCATCACCGTCGTCGCCGTGGCGACGAACTGCATCGTGCCGGTGATCGCGGGCTACGCCTTCGCCCACCTGCCGTTCCGTGGTAGCAAACCGCTCTTCTACGTGTTGCTGTCCACAGTGGCGATCCCGGTCTCGGTCACGCTCATCCCGCTGTTCCTGATGGCCCGCAACTTCCCGTTGGCGGGCGGCAACGACCTCTTCGGCGACGGCGGAAGCGGGCTGCTCGACTCGGTCGGCGGGCTGATGCTGCCGTACCTAGTGGGCACGATGAACATCTTCCTGTCCCGCCAGTACTTCGCCGGGATGGATCGGGACTTCGCCGAGGCGGCCCGGATCGACGGTGCGAGTGAGTTGCGAACCTTCGCGAGGATCTACCTGCCGATGGCGAAACCGCTGCTCGCGCTGGTGGCGGTGTTCTCCTTCACCGGGGTCTGGGACGACTTCCTCTGGCCACTGGTGGTCTCCGCCTCGGAGCGCAGCACTACCGTCCAGCTCGCCATCACCACATTCGCCGCCAGCGGGAACGTGCGCTACGGCGCGTTGATGGCCGCGACGATCCTGGTCACCCTGCCGGTCCTGGTGGTCTTCCTGTTCAACCAGCGAGGGTTCATCGCCGGTCTGTCCGAGGGTGGGATCAAGGGGTGA
- a CDS encoding FAD-dependent oxidoreductase, giving the protein MPHHSADVLIIGAGLGGVAAARAALALGRTVILTDAGDWLGGQLTTQAVPPDEHPWIESDLVSASYRDLRTRIRDYYRNHRPLTAQASQDEHLNPGAGFVSKLCHEPRVSAAVLAEMLAPAVAEGRLTLLFGQEPVAAERDGERVASVTTRDRATGQRQELVGQVVLDATELGDLLELADIPHVVGAESHAQTGELHAPEQADPLDQQAITWCAAVEYRAGENHVIEEPASYAYWRDTVDPRWSGSQLSWTDIHPITLEHRYRPLFAGTPEQAIDSKDRDLWHYRRILARRQLQPSYTGGDISLVNWPHTDYWELPLVGVPEETRQEALRSARELTLSFVYWMQTEAPRPDGGHGYPELRLCGEVLGTEDGLAREPYVRESRRIKALFTVTEAHIGCEMRGASAGSAIFEDTVGIGHYRIDLHPSTSGRTYVDIASFPFQIPLGALIPEETTNLLAANKNIGTTHITNGAYRLHPVEWSIGEAAGAIAAYSLKVGLTAAEVREDPTELAAFQQLLADELGVTLEWPDEIRRTGAPDATGPVLKKQLASAAVRKPSR; this is encoded by the coding sequence GTGCCACATCACAGCGCTGACGTACTGATCATCGGGGCCGGACTGGGCGGCGTCGCCGCTGCACGCGCGGCCCTCGCCCTCGGGCGGACGGTGATCCTCACCGACGCGGGGGACTGGCTCGGTGGACAGCTGACCACGCAGGCCGTGCCGCCGGACGAGCACCCGTGGATCGAGAGTGATCTGGTGTCGGCGAGCTACCGCGACCTGCGCACCCGGATCCGGGACTACTACCGCAACCACCGCCCGCTGACCGCTCAGGCGAGCCAGGACGAGCACCTCAACCCCGGTGCCGGGTTCGTCTCCAAGCTCTGCCACGAACCCCGCGTGTCGGCTGCTGTGCTGGCCGAGATGCTCGCCCCCGCCGTCGCCGAGGGACGACTCACTCTGCTGTTCGGGCAGGAACCGGTCGCTGCCGAACGGGACGGCGAGCGCGTGGCCTCCGTGACGACCCGGGATCGCGCCACCGGTCAGCGGCAGGAGCTGGTCGGTCAGGTGGTGCTGGATGCGACCGAGCTCGGCGACCTGCTCGAGCTTGCGGACATCCCGCACGTGGTCGGTGCCGAGTCCCACGCCCAGACCGGTGAGCTGCATGCACCCGAGCAGGCCGACCCGCTGGACCAGCAGGCGATCACCTGGTGTGCGGCCGTGGAGTACCGGGCCGGCGAGAACCACGTGATCGAGGAGCCGGCGAGCTATGCCTACTGGCGGGACACCGTCGATCCCCGGTGGTCCGGTTCGCAGCTGTCCTGGACGGACATCCACCCGATCACGCTGGAGCACCGCTACCGGCCGCTGTTCGCCGGCACACCGGAGCAGGCGATCGACAGCAAGGATCGCGACCTGTGGCACTACCGCCGGATCCTCGCCCGCCGTCAGCTGCAACCGTCCTACACCGGCGGTGACATCTCGCTGGTGAACTGGCCGCACACCGACTACTGGGAGCTGCCGCTGGTCGGGGTGCCCGAGGAGACCCGGCAGGAGGCGTTGCGCAGCGCTCGCGAGCTGACGCTCTCGTTCGTGTACTGGATGCAGACCGAGGCCCCGCGACCCGATGGTGGCCACGGTTATCCCGAGCTGCGCCTGTGCGGCGAGGTGCTCGGCACCGAGGACGGCCTGGCCCGTGAGCCCTACGTCCGCGAGTCGCGGCGGATCAAGGCGCTGTTCACCGTGACGGAGGCGCACATCGGCTGCGAGATGCGTGGCGCGAGCGCTGGGTCCGCGATCTTCGAGGACACGGTCGGCATCGGGCACTACCGGATCGACCTGCACCCGTCCACGTCCGGACGCACGTACGTGGATATCGCTTCGTTCCCGTTCCAGATCCCGCTCGGTGCCCTGATCCCGGAGGAGACCACCAACCTGCTGGCGGCGAACAAGAACATCGGCACCACGCACATCACCAACGGCGCTTATCGGCTGCATCCGGTGGAGTGGTCGATCGGTGAGGCGGCTGGTGCGATCGCCGCGTACAGCCTGAAGGTGGGCCTGACCGCGGCCGAGGTGCGCGAGGACCCGACCGAGCTGGCCGCGTTCCAGCAGCTGCTCGCCGACGAGCTGGGGGTGACGCTGGAGTGGCCGGACGAGATCCGCCGGACCGGGGCGCCGGACGCCACCGGGCCCGTGCTGAAGAAGCAGCTGGCGAGTGCCGCCGTGCGGAAGCCGTCACGATGA
- a CDS encoding arylsulfatase yields the protein MADQWRGDCLGAAGHPVVRTPFLDRLASGGTRYAKAYSAVPSCTPARASLMTGLRPTTHGRVGYEDAVPWDYSTTLAGEFTRHGYQTQAVGKMHVDPPRARLGFENVVLHSPLGIIRAARQQGQDPDLVDDYLPWLRLRLGRDGTFFDHGIDSNSWVVRPWDKPEHLHPTNFVATEAADFLRRRDPTKPFFLFASFNAPHPPYDPPSWALDQYLHTEMPDPPVGDWAEAFQQWADPLNPTALVGAVPDETLHRARAGYYGHISHVDQQINYLLEELDHRGLRENTVICFLSDHGEMLGDHHLYRKGFPYEGSARIPMILNGPGVPSGEVCTDVVELGDVMPTLLQAAGLPVPDDVEGLSFLPAAGDEHAPARAWLHGEHTLLGQSFQWLTDGHEKYVWWSATGNEQLFDLEADPAECTDLAQSAEAQERLARWRERLIGVLTSREEGFVADGQLVPNRPVRPTLSSARGGTRTHTPEGTGT from the coding sequence ATGGCGGACCAGTGGCGCGGGGACTGCCTTGGCGCCGCCGGGCACCCCGTGGTGCGGACCCCGTTCCTGGACCGGCTGGCTTCCGGGGGGACCCGCTACGCGAAGGCGTACTCGGCGGTGCCGTCCTGTACTCCCGCGCGCGCTTCGCTGATGACCGGGCTCCGGCCGACGACGCACGGGCGGGTCGGGTACGAAGATGCGGTGCCGTGGGACTATTCCACGACGCTCGCCGGAGAGTTCACCCGCCACGGGTACCAGACCCAGGCGGTGGGCAAGATGCACGTCGATCCGCCGCGAGCGCGGCTCGGGTTCGAGAACGTCGTCCTGCACAGTCCGCTTGGGATCATCCGGGCCGCGCGGCAACAGGGCCAGGACCCCGATCTGGTCGATGACTACCTGCCGTGGCTACGACTGCGGTTGGGCCGGGACGGGACCTTCTTCGACCACGGCATCGACAGCAACTCCTGGGTGGTCCGCCCGTGGGACAAGCCCGAGCACCTGCATCCCACGAACTTCGTGGCGACCGAGGCGGCGGACTTCCTCCGCCGGCGCGATCCGACCAAGCCGTTCTTCCTGTTCGCGTCGTTCAACGCACCGCATCCGCCCTATGACCCGCCGAGCTGGGCCCTGGACCAGTACCTGCACACCGAGATGCCAGATCCGCCGGTCGGCGACTGGGCCGAGGCGTTCCAGCAGTGGGCCGACCCGCTGAATCCGACCGCACTGGTTGGTGCGGTGCCGGATGAGACCCTGCACCGGGCACGAGCCGGCTACTACGGTCACATCAGCCATGTCGACCAGCAGATCAATTATCTGCTGGAGGAGCTCGACCACCGGGGACTGCGCGAGAACACGGTGATCTGCTTCCTCTCCGACCACGGCGAGATGCTCGGCGACCATCACCTCTACCGCAAGGGCTTTCCCTATGAAGGATCAGCCCGGATACCGATGATCCTCAACGGCCCGGGTGTCCCGTCGGGCGAAGTTTGCACCGACGTCGTCGAGCTGGGGGATGTGATGCCCACACTGCTTCAGGCGGCTGGGCTTCCGGTGCCCGACGACGTGGAGGGGCTGAGCTTCCTGCCCGCCGCTGGCGACGAGCACGCGCCAGCGCGCGCTTGGCTGCACGGTGAGCACACCCTGTTGGGACAGTCGTTCCAGTGGCTGACCGATGGGCACGAGAAGTATGTGTGGTGGAGCGCCACCGGCAACGAGCAGCTTTTCGACCTCGAGGCGGATCCGGCGGAGTGCACCGACCTCGCACAGTCAGCCGAGGCGCAGGAACGGCTCGCGCGCTGGCGGGAGAGACTGATCGGCGTGCTGACCAGCCGGGAGGAAGGGTTCGTCGCCGACGGCCAACTGGTGCCGAATCGACCCGTCCGGCCGACCCTGAGCAGTGCGCGAGGTGGGACTCGAACCCACACGCCCGAAGGCACAGGAACCTAA